In Halorussus limi, a genomic segment contains:
- a CDS encoding PspA/IM30 family protein, producing MGVLSRLSYVVRSKINAALNRAEDPSETLDYSYEQMRDELQEVKQGIADLTTQKKRLEMQKRRLEENVEKHNEQAREAVNQDREDLARRALEKKKQKMNQIEDLEGQIASLQNTQDNLVEKKDQLQNRIEEFRTKKESMKARYEAAEAQTRVSEAMTGAGDEMEDVGRAIERAEERTEDMEARSEAMDELQDSGVFEDALSDKDSLDRELEEVRTSGEVDAELETLKTEMGKGSSDAGESDAEPADLETEVETESADEDIEAELEELKDDDESS from the coding sequence ATGGGAGTGCTTTCACGCCTGTCGTACGTCGTCCGGTCGAAGATAAACGCCGCGCTGAATCGGGCCGAAGACCCCTCCGAGACTCTCGATTACTCCTACGAGCAGATGCGCGACGAGTTGCAGGAGGTCAAGCAGGGCATCGCGGACCTGACGACCCAGAAGAAGCGACTCGAGATGCAGAAGCGCCGCCTCGAGGAGAACGTCGAGAAACACAACGAACAGGCCCGCGAGGCCGTGAATCAGGACCGCGAGGACCTCGCCCGGCGCGCGCTGGAGAAGAAAAAGCAGAAGATGAACCAGATAGAGGACCTCGAAGGCCAAATCGCCAGCCTCCAGAACACGCAGGACAACCTCGTCGAGAAGAAAGACCAACTCCAGAACCGCATCGAGGAGTTCCGCACGAAGAAAGAGAGCATGAAGGCCCGCTACGAGGCCGCCGAGGCCCAGACTCGCGTCTCGGAGGCCATGACGGGCGCGGGCGACGAGATGGAGGACGTGGGCCGCGCCATCGAACGCGCCGAGGAGCGCACCGAGGACATGGAGGCCCGCTCTGAGGCGATGGACGAGTTGCAGGACTCGGGCGTCTTCGAGGACGCGCTCTCGGACAAGGACAGCCTCGACCGCGAACTCGAAGAGGTCCGGACCTCCGGCGAGGTCGACGCCGAACTCGAAACCCTCAAAACCGAGATGGGCAAGGGGTCGAGCGACGCCGGCGAGTCGGACGCCGAACCCGCGGACCTCGAAACCGAGGTCGAGACCGAGTCCGCCGACGAGGACATCGAGGCCGAGTTAGAGGAACTCAAAGACGACGACGAGAGCAGTTAA
- a CDS encoding desampylase, with the protein MPTLRIPESVREEILARAREGAPEEVCGILAGTRESSPRDTDDDHADHRVESHYPAANVAETPRTRYEIDPREQLDLMECIEETGRDVVGFYHSHPRGPAEPSATDAELATWPGRSYLVVSLGADPPEVTSWRWSGDEFAREDLRVVGEE; encoded by the coding sequence GTGCCGACGCTCCGCATCCCCGAATCGGTCCGCGAGGAAATCCTCGCTCGCGCGCGAGAGGGCGCGCCCGAGGAAGTCTGCGGTATCCTCGCGGGCACTCGCGAATCCTCTCCCCGCGACACTGACGACGACCACGCGGACCACCGCGTCGAGAGCCACTATCCGGCCGCAAACGTCGCCGAGACGCCGCGAACGAGGTACGAAATCGACCCGCGCGAGCAACTCGACCTGATGGAGTGCATCGAGGAGACCGGCCGCGACGTCGTCGGGTTCTACCACTCCCATCCCCGCGGGCCGGCCGAACCGAGCGCGACCGACGCCGAACTGGCGACGTGGCCCGGCCGGTCGTACCTCGTCGTCTCGCTCGGCGCCGACCCACCGGAAGTGACCTCGTGGCGGTGGTCCGGCGACGAGTTCGCGCGGGAGGACCTACGCGTCGTCGGCGAGGAGTGA
- a CDS encoding zinc-binding dehydrogenase, whose translation MKAVQFSDHGDRSVIDYGDFPDPTPDRDEVLVDVKAGALNHLDVWTRRGLPGIDLDMPHVPGSDAAGVVLEVGEDVTRFEPGDRVAVSAGVYCGKCEYCRDGEYSMCVNYHIIGEHVRGVHGERAAVPEDNLVEVPSGVEWETAAAAPLVFQTAWRMLLNRGDLTAGESVLVLGASGGVGHAAVQIADYAGAEVYATASSEEKLEYAAEVGADHTINYEDEDFAAEIRELTGKRGVDMVVDHVGEATYPDSIKSLAKGGRVVTCGATTGPNPGAGLNRIFWNQLSVIGSTMANPGEVDDVLELVWDGTFEPRVREVFPMSETARAHEMLEEREGFGKVVVVPDSEYDE comes from the coding sequence ATGAAGGCCGTCCAGTTCAGCGACCACGGGGACCGGAGCGTCATCGACTACGGCGACTTCCCGGACCCGACGCCGGACCGCGACGAGGTACTGGTGGACGTGAAAGCAGGCGCGCTCAATCACCTCGACGTGTGGACTCGGAGGGGACTGCCCGGAATCGACCTCGACATGCCACACGTCCCCGGGAGCGACGCGGCGGGTGTCGTCCTCGAAGTCGGCGAGGACGTGACCCGGTTCGAACCGGGCGACCGCGTGGCGGTCTCGGCCGGCGTCTACTGCGGGAAGTGCGAGTACTGCCGCGACGGCGAGTACTCGATGTGCGTCAACTACCACATCATCGGCGAACACGTCCGGGGCGTCCACGGCGAACGCGCGGCGGTGCCCGAGGACAACCTCGTCGAAGTCCCCTCGGGCGTCGAGTGGGAGACGGCGGCGGCCGCGCCGCTGGTCTTCCAGACCGCGTGGCGGATGCTGCTCAACCGCGGCGACCTGACGGCGGGCGAGTCGGTGCTGGTCCTCGGCGCGTCGGGCGGCGTCGGCCACGCCGCGGTCCAGATAGCCGACTACGCGGGCGCCGAGGTGTACGCCACCGCGTCCTCCGAGGAGAAGTTGGAGTACGCGGCCGAAGTCGGCGCCGACCACACCATCAACTACGAGGACGAGGACTTCGCCGCCGAGATTCGGGAGTTGACCGGCAAGCGCGGGGTCGACATGGTGGTCGACCACGTCGGCGAGGCGACCTACCCCGACTCTATCAAGAGTCTCGCCAAGGGCGGCCGGGTCGTCACCTGCGGCGCGACCACCGGCCCGAACCCCGGTGCGGGCCTCAACCGCATCTTCTGGAATCAACTCTCGGTCATCGGTTCGACCATGGCGAACCCCGGCGAGGTGGACGACGTGCTGGAACTCGTCTGGGACGGCACCTTCGAACCCCGCGTCCGAGAGGTCTTCCCGATGAGCGAGACGGCCCGCGCCCACGAGATGCTCGAAGAGCGCGAGGGCTTCGGTAAGGTCGTCGTCGTGCCAGACAGCGAGTACGACGAATGA
- a CDS encoding MogA/MoaB family molybdenum cofactor biosynthesis protein, whose product MVDFQSRDTRRHDEDEESVETEPGRESEDSTPTDETGRDDDHRTTDEDHHAHDVDTLGAAVVTVSSSRSLSDDPSGDAIVAGLEDAGHKVVSRDLIDDDYDGVQGSVNALVGRDDVDAVVTTGGTGVTPDDVTIEAVEQLFDKELPGFGELFRLLSHDEIGTKVVGTRATAGVVDGVVVFCLPGSENAARLGVEQIIVEEADHLAGLASREE is encoded by the coding sequence ATGGTCGATTTCCAGTCACGCGACACGCGGCGACACGACGAGGACGAGGAGTCGGTCGAGACAGAACCCGGTCGAGAGAGCGAGGACTCGACGCCGACCGACGAGACCGGTCGCGACGACGACCACCGCACCACTGACGAGGACCACCACGCCCACGACGTGGACACCCTCGGGGCGGCGGTGGTGACCGTCTCCTCCTCGCGGAGTCTCTCGGACGACCCGTCGGGCGACGCTATCGTCGCGGGACTCGAAGACGCGGGCCACAAGGTCGTGAGCCGCGACCTCATCGACGACGACTACGACGGCGTGCAGGGGTCGGTGAACGCGCTGGTCGGCCGCGACGACGTGGACGCGGTGGTGACGACCGGCGGGACCGGCGTGACGCCCGACGACGTGACCATCGAGGCGGTCGAACAGCTCTTCGACAAGGAACTGCCGGGCTTCGGCGAGTTGTTCCGCCTGCTCTCGCACGACGAAATCGGGACGAAGGTCGTGGGCACACGCGCGACGGCGGGCGTCGTGGACGGCGTAGTCGTGTTCTGTCTGCCCGGGAGCGAGAACGCCGCGCGACTCGGCGTCGAGCAGATAATCGTGGAGGAAGCGGACCATCTGGCCGGACTGGCGAGTCGCGAGGAGTAG
- a CDS encoding NUDIX hydrolase encodes MSADDTAADATTSTPEDRHENARQHVVAVDADDEEQETVNRLDAHTGDGIRHRAFTSLVFDGDGNILLAQRAPDKRLWGTWWDGTVASHPVQGQTQKEATRQRLEEELGITPDQYDDLRVTDRFEYKRYFENAGVEHEVCAVLKVTLDDLSLDPDEEEVAGLMWVPYERLHEHPEWYRQLRLCPWFEIAMRRDFE; translated from the coding sequence ATGAGCGCCGACGACACGGCGGCCGACGCCACTACGTCGACTCCCGAGGACCGCCACGAGAACGCACGCCAGCACGTCGTCGCGGTAGACGCCGACGACGAGGAGCAGGAAACCGTCAACCGACTCGACGCCCACACGGGCGACGGGATTCGCCACCGAGCGTTCACTTCGCTGGTGTTCGACGGCGACGGCAACATCCTGCTGGCCCAGCGCGCGCCCGACAAGCGCCTCTGGGGGACGTGGTGGGACGGCACCGTGGCCTCCCATCCGGTGCAGGGTCAGACCCAGAAGGAGGCGACCCGCCAGCGCCTCGAAGAGGAACTGGGCATCACGCCCGACCAGTACGACGACCTGCGCGTGACCGACCGCTTCGAGTACAAGCGCTACTTCGAGAACGCGGGCGTCGAGCACGAGGTCTGTGCCGTACTGAAGGTCACGCTGGACGACCTCTCGCTCGACCCCGACGAGGAGGAGGTCGCGGGCCTGATGTGGGTGCCCTACGAGCGCCTCCACGAGCATCCCGAGTGGTACCGGCAGTTGCGACTCTGCCCGTGGTTCGAAATCGCGATGCGGCGGGACTTCGAGTAG